One Arcobacter sp. FWKO B genomic window, CCATACGATACAACCCTCAGTTGGACAGGCTTCAGCACATGCTGGAGTATCATGATGTCCTACACACTCTACACATTTGTCAGCGAATACATAATAAATGTCTTCACCAGTTGGGTTCTCATCGTTATCAACGATAGCTTCTGTTGGGCACTCATCAAGACATGCGTCACAGCTAATACATAAGTCTGTTATTCTTACTGCCATATTATTCTCCTATTTTTTATTTAGAGGTAACTTTATCAAATCTAAAATAAAAAACACTTTAAAATTGTTTTAAATATTCCTTAATTTTTGTAACTTTGTCTGTTTTTTCCCATGTAAACTCATCAAGCTCTCTGCCAAAGTGTCCATATACAGCTGTTTTTTTATAAATTGGTCTTAATAAATCTAGTTCTTTTATAATACCAGATGGTGTTAGTGAAAATACCTTTTTTACACACTCTTCGATATCTTCTTCTTTAAATTTTGATGTACTGTGTGTGTTTACCATAACAGAAACTGGCTCTGATATACCAATTGCATATGATATCTGTATAGTTGCTTTGGTACAAACTCCTGAAGCAACCAAGTTTTTTGCTATATATCGTGCCATATATGCTCCACTTCTATCTACTTTTGTTGGGTCTTTTCCACTAAAAGCACCACCACCATGTGGACAACTTCCACCATAAGTATCAACTATGATTTTTCTTCCAGTTAGTCCAGTATCTCCTGCTGGTCCACCTATTACAAATCTTCCTGTTGGATTGATGTGAATAAGCACTTTATCATCTAATAGCTCTTTTGGAATTATCGGTTTGATAACATCTTCAATAATATCAACTTTAAGTACATCCATTGGTACATCATTTGAGTGCTGGGCTGATATCACTATTGTATGTATTCTTTTTATCTTATCACCATCATATTCAACAGTAACTTGTGTTTTGCCATCTGGTCTAAGATATGGTAGTGTTCCATTTTTTCTTACATTTGCAAGTTGTGAGGCAAGTTTGTGGGATAACATGATTGCTAATGGCATATATTCTGGTGTTTCATCGCAGGCATATCCAAACATCATCCCTTGGTCACCAGCGCCCAATTCTCCATCACTATGATTGACTCCTTGAGCAATATCTGGACTTTGTTCTCCAACACCATTTAACACTCCAGCACTTCTATAATCAAAACCAAAACTAGCATCAGTATAGCCGATTTCTCTAATAACTTCTCTTGCAATTTCAGCAAGTGGTGCATAGGTTTCTGTTTTTATTTCTCCACCAATAATACAATAGCCATTTGAAAGCATTGTTTCACACGCTACTCTAGAATATTTGTCTTTTGATATTATATAATCTAAAATTGCATCGCTTATCTGATCAGCCATTTTATCAGGGTGACCTTCTGTTACGGATTCACTTGTAAATAAATAGTTTTTAGTCATATTCTCTCCAATAGTCTATATTTTATAACATTTGGAAGATTGTATCGTATTTGGTTTTAAATAGAGATTAGATAGTAAATATTAGGGATTAGGGATTAAGTTGTAGAGGTGGTGTGGTGGGTTGTCTATTTTTATACAACCTACAACTACCATCTACAAAGTAAATTATTTTTTAAGAACTTTAGCTACTGCTTTTCCTATATCAGCAGGACTTACTACAACAGTAACTCCAGCAGCTTCTAGTGCAGCCATTTTTTCTGCAGCTGTTCCAGCTCCACCACTTATGATAGCTCCAGCGTGACCCATTCTTTTACCTTTAGGTGCTGTTTGTCCTGCGATAAATGCAACTACTGGTTTTTTGATATTTTCTTTTATGAAGTGAGCAGCTTGGATTTCAAGATCTCCACCTATTTCACCTATCATTACTATTGCGTGAGTTTCAGGGTCTGCTTCAAACATTGGAAGAAGTTGTTTGTATGAAAGACCTATTATTGGGTCTCCTCCAATTCCTACAGCTGTTGTGATACCAAAACCTTCACTACATACTTGGTTTGCACTTTCGTATGTTAAAGTTCCTGATTTACTGATAAGTCCAACATTCCCTTTTTTGAAAATAAATCCTGGCATAATACCTATTTTACACTCATCAGCTGTTATGATACCTGGGCAGTTTGGCCCTATTGTCATCATATTTTTCTTTTTAGCGTAATGTTTTGCCATCATCATATCTTTTACTGGAGCACCTTCAGTGATGATAACTGCTAGTGTAATACCAGCATCAGCAGCTTCCATTACAGCGTCCGCAACAAAAGCAGGTGGAACAAA contains:
- the metK gene encoding methionine adenosyltransferase, with protein sequence MTKNYLFTSESVTEGHPDKMADQISDAILDYIISKDKYSRVACETMLSNGYCIIGGEIKTETYAPLAEIAREVIREIGYTDASFGFDYRSAGVLNGVGEQSPDIAQGVNHSDGELGAGDQGMMFGYACDETPEYMPLAIMLSHKLASQLANVRKNGTLPYLRPDGKTQVTVEYDGDKIKRIHTIVISAQHSNDVPMDVLKVDIIEDVIKPIIPKELLDDKVLIHINPTGRFVIGGPAGDTGLTGRKIIVDTYGGSCPHGGGAFSGKDPTKVDRSGAYMARYIAKNLVASGVCTKATIQISYAIGISEPVSVMVNTHSTSKFKEEDIEECVKKVFSLTPSGIIKELDLLRPIYKKTAVYGHFGRELDEFTWEKTDKVTKIKEYLKQF
- the sucD gene encoding succinate--CoA ligase subunit alpha encodes the protein MSILVNKDTKVIVQGFTGKEGSFHAEQCMAYGTKIVGGVTPGKGGSEHLGQPVFNTVSEAVKATNATVSMIFVPPAFVADAVMEAADAGITLAVIITEGAPVKDMMMAKHYAKKKNMMTIGPNCPGIITADECKIGIMPGFIFKKGNVGLISKSGTLTYESANQVCSEGFGITTAVGIGGDPIIGLSYKQLLPMFEADPETHAIVMIGEIGGDLEIQAAHFIKENIKKPVVAFIAGQTAPKGKRMGHAGAIISGGAGTAAEKMAALEAAGVTVVVSPADIGKAVAKVLKK
- a CDS encoding 4Fe-4S binding protein — its product is MAVRITDLCISCDACLDECPTEAIVDNDENPTGEDIYYVFADKCVECVGHHDTPACAEACPTEGCIVWDSPKTEGAVDGEPCIQD